One stretch of Plasmodium vivax chromosome 8, whole genome shotgun sequence DNA includes these proteins:
- a CDS encoding hypothetical protein, conserved (encoded by transcript PVX_095160A), which produces MKELEEAYNICHCGANVIEKCFFAKEVKRSINKREVHMYQLCIIHYQLSNREKIYKMACIQDDLDMSNSFYDGELKMYVSKDGTVGCLFCNEEKKRRIDLFKNETNNGKFFVTCMNNVPIGTDTHRRFFMHESFCSFNASNTLMIYSAESDDMKLKKESNFIQKKDFEILKKINNHIYTETFGEQFDYSFFNLFVYNLVDNTVKYITVKDVSGCYYSPQFIDDTSFVCLSYRTVPYRLGIYAFNVRPNDLYLCTLNDSDVEPCDRRERDGRDGKRGGLPGGGGGGQTSERNRKNHIRCAYAKLSGKNFKHTAAPLVIRHDDSCVFVACLVVFAKNEESKQHLMEYSLVLIKLVKEDAKARAKRNRGNVPQEEKHEVHAEGGFYCSGEGSDGTNDCEQGGHPTSVAATPVSAAATPPSQDDICNYKKAETEVIIREGSYTGFFRGLYTNEIKGCCYPYLFLNTIFYCSKIAIAVHMFTKKVHRILIHNIYNHNDVNTSIEIMCMKEDNLLVSIRNMLLNDVLAYCLFNESNISGDYVYLTNVRSYNLDFTTYETIKKKQTSIIYANVNDLSEKLFMLLSQMETSLFNEKHPYIRRKNATFNMLYESELEFQHDVQKRGLHLPNFNLFNGKNKRNLILYIHGGPYCTCLNEYKDVFIFFAACGFDVLCVNYIGSLGYSDKPNVLNGHVNSLEIKDIIDTFKNFYNCFGDYESVYLYGASYGAFASCAILTKCNLFKSCCIINGIYEWVLSAHSSDVPDYYLNLCLNKGAEYDCFFSKNDYASMYELSPVHCVQNICTPILIVASKDDLRVSHHNSLSLYKRLRALKKKSKLFLFDDCTHSVKNLAFEETLLLNVVLWFYDYDSRKKR; this is translated from the coding sequence ATGAAGGAGCTGGAGGAGGCGTACAACATATGCCACTGCGGAGCGAACGTGATAGAGAAGTGCTTCTTCGCCAAGGAGGTGAAGAGGAGCATCAACAAGCGGGAGGTGCACATGTACCAGCTGTGCATCATCCACTACCAACTGAGCAACcgggaaaaaatttacaaaatggcgTGCATCCAAGATGACCTAGACATGAGCAACAGCTTCTATGATGGGGAGTTAAAGATGTACGTGTCGAAGGACGGGACCGTAGGATGCCTATTTTGtaatgaggagaagaagaggagaatcgatttatttaaaaatgaaacaaacaACGGCAAGTTCTTCGTAACCTGTATGAACAACGTGCCGATAGGCACAGACACACACAGGCGCTTCTTCATGCACGAGTCTTTTTGCTCCTTCAACGCGAGTAACACCCTCATGATTTACAGTGCCGAAAGTGACGATATGaaattgaagaaggagagtaattttatacaaaaaaaggattttgaaattttaaaaaaaattaacaatcaTATTTACACAGAAACGTTTGGAGAGCAATTTGATTActccttcttcaatttgtttgtttataATTTGGTGGACAATACGGTTAAGTACATAACGGTGAAGGACGTCTCGGGGTGTTACTACAGTCCCCAGTTTATTGATGACACCTCTTTTGTGTGTCTTTCATACAGGACTGTTCCCTACCGACTGGGGATATACGCCTTTAATGTGAGACCCAACGATTTGTACCTCTGCACGTTGAACGATTCGGATGTAGAGCCTTGCGACAGGAGGGAGCGCGATGGGAGGGATGGGAAACGGGGGGGACTTCccggtggaggaggaggtggCCAAACCAGTGAACGTAACCGGAAGAATCACATTCGGTGTGCCTATGCTAAATTATCTGGAAAGAATTTCAAACATACAGCTGCGCCGCTCGTAATTAGACACGACGATTCCTGTGTGTTCGTAGCCTGCTTGGtcgtttttgcaaaaaatgaggagtCGAAGCAGCACTTGATGGAGTACAGCTTGGTGCTGATAAAGCTGGTGAAGGAGGACGCCAAGGCGAGGGCGAAGAGAAATAGGGGTAACGTACcacaggaggagaagcacgaGGTGCACGCGGAGGGTGGCTTCTACTGCAGTGGCGAGGGAAGTGACGGTACGAACGATTGCGAGCAGGGGGGCCACCCCACCAGTGTAGCCGCAACACCTGTAAGTGCGGCCGCTACTCCGCCTAGTCAAGATGACATATGCAACTATAAGAAAGCGGAGACGGAGGTGATCATTCGGGAGGGGAGCTACACCGGGTTCTTCCGCGGGTTGTACACGAACGAAATAAAGGGGTGCTGCTATCCGTATCTCTTCTTAAACACGATTTTCTATTGCAGCAAGATTGCCATCGCTGTGCACATGTTCACGAAGAAGGTGCACCGAATATTAATtcataacatttataatcaCAACGATGTGAACACAAGCATCGAAATCATGTGCATGAAGGAGGATAACCTGCTGGTGAGCATCCGAAATATGCTGCTCAACGATGTGCTGGCGTATTGCCTTTTTAACGAATCAAATATAAGTGGGGACTACGTGTACCTCACGAATGTACGTAGTTACAATCTCGACTTTACGACGTATGAAACTATTAAGAAGAAACAGACGAGCATCATTTATGCCAATGTGAATGACCTGTCGGAGAAGCTCTTTATGCTGTTGAGCCAAATGGAAACGtccctttttaatgaaaagcATCCCTACATTAGGAGGAAAAATGCCACCTTTAATATGCTATACGAGAGCGAACTGGAATTCCAGCATGATGTGCAGAAGAGGGGTCTACACCTACCAAactttaatttgtttaatgggaaaaataagaGGAACTTAATCTTGTACATCCATGGGGGGCCCTACTGCACTTGCCTCAATGAGTATAAGGatgtcttcattttttttgccgcctGCGGATTTGACGTCCTCTGCGTCAACTACATTGGGTCCCTTGGCTATTCAGACAAACCGAACGTTTTAAATGGGCACGTGAATTCTCTCGAAATTAAGGACATCATAGAtacgtttaaaaatttttacaattgttTTGGGGACTACGAAAGCGTCTACCTGTACGGAGCATCCTACGGAGCGTTTGCCTCCTGCGCCATTCTAACCAAGTGCAACTTATTCAAAAGTTGCTGCATCATCAATGGGATATACGAGTGGGTTCTGTCCGCTCACTCGAGCGATGTGCCCGATTATTACCTAAATTTGTGCTTGAACAAAGGAGCAGAGTACGATTGcttttttagtaaaaatgACTATGCGAGCATGTATGAATTATCCCCGGTGCACTGCGTGCAGAACATTTGCACGCCGATTTTGATTGTTGCTTCGAAGGACGACTTGCGCGTCTCGCACCACAACAGCCTCTCCCTGTACAAGCGGCTGCGCGCGCTCAAGAAGAAGTCCaagctcttcctcttcgacGACTGCACGCACTCCGTCAAGAACCTCGCCTTCGAGGAGACCCTCCTCCTCAACGTCGTCCTCTGGTTCTACGACTACGACAGTaggaagaagcggtga
- a CDS encoding hypothetical protein, conserved (encoded by transcript PVX_095150A) produces the protein MEKKIGCVYKIKESRRGKGLCKPADEAKKKGAVLRCVNDMRGDEAASVPDEAASVPSDEANVPGDEASVPSDEASVPSDEASVPSDEASVPSDEASVPSDEASVPSDEASVPGEATSVPSDEANLLGDAHCRTEASPFAKRRGMNRFEGPPCSSNADEPLCGHSKLGRSDEGESHLNRACLNDESDLVKKESEGQLRSSSLLPETAYEGQTGGGIKREAAQMHSLIWEEDESVQMDVSLSEVPLVGRTEHDRGCSCGDAACAMCADGGLEDVDWVDAALAGGDSNDSNDANDANDASNTANCGRGCHFVESDREEGLGGMGPPEQNDKQTDSEDDNEIKNILDVLQNLKKYNFDETANFDNDALYEPVDDDAEDEETGKGRVDPFVQERNAPFLESEYVFKDPTGEAAANGVATTNGVEGDAANDSNEQEYLDLQKIKEKYRRYNFSLSDVDEEGEAEHVEESRQSKGYTHTGEDESYQREEEEPTDKPHEGEVKGEEERGGTNDVAGEMPHEDKHMSHAVDGADADHMMNTPNKVKKKKKKKRSAKKGKTYSEHCEGAGVGGDDNGDGDDGSVPSSGQRVSSGDRASSEQRVSGDEGQGNPPGETAAAEDGESKVVTTKREPIPNERKNNHDGGDLHECNSATESGVPSGKDEDEREEKMRRKKLLKQNICSLSNKGRDSQTGAGHIDVRGADHIDAMGVAHFDVTAAPQNGGASTNATLQNEAESTKGVGNPPYGDLSEEVRNIMNSNGSDGEEENHLEFDHYLIKLHNLKSLLRQETIQSDEDGGGETAPVRGSAAKGGGADGEGEEDEEDEEVEEGEEVEVDRDDGVDADERPSANPPEEPTPLRARKRGPPGEAAGDAQAAQVELFAERNSRLKREVKSLQREMARYKKMEKTFHKNREKYKTKLTLIREYEKKIDHMIMDLKKLKDTCTSKEKKLARFEEIVKYMNEQFAMSKIQFENKMNEYVLFLKKKDSEIYMLKEIIKEKEKIVTFNESILKQYKHDIDDMLRQNIERVEHVKAKLKTQQDLIADKESKIKTLEQDVRGYAEQLNKMDNEMKKVLYQREVDDERRKEIESNYQKEKKKNENLTTQVEQLGREKQDLHYKVESLLQSEKSILNGKAELAESQKVLTVENEQMKKEREVLLNERAQMEERCNLLSAENGKMSDQMEILQREKNERESELARLTGEATKLKEDLSKLKEEKDQIEAKNLTQQGEKDTLKNALEETKRKMEDCVRENEKLKGILNDVTSKNEQLSSKREQEEQRMKEQIKDLEDKLAEHNTLYCKEKEVIHNLSEEKNKFIKECERLKSRNKKIISKLKENQVKNKAKVDEMEREKKQSVQMEKDHFAQKVNSLEEAFQSTYNELQEEKNSLKEELHDVKMANEDLKKKAQNLHNVNEVLIKEMKTYNEEKDKFIKGLKNIKLAYLKMRKENEQLKTDAFSYIKKDVEENYIPLSAHKQLLHEQKSLAEEKETLQTQLKEHETLIAQLNRDKADLGESLSRLSKENEELSTNIRVKNKITEDVTANVEKLKSDLTSKDEEVKKKAMEVKKMERDYKKLLDDYKSEKKNIISKYENELDDYLRKCELAHAKYKKCEEEMKELKNKLKVKDEVIEYTHKEIENIKESFCNEYECKIKDVVEEKDKEVYAIQRRCKELHEDNNMNKSEIAKLNKLLEDANKKIKKRDMEMYILLEQNKKQKEKAAKKMTKVNELLNNLQKEYTDSIP, from the exons atggaaaaaaaaattgggtgtgtatataaaattaaggagagcaggagggggaaaggcTTGTGTAAGCCCGCTGATGAAgcgaaaaagaagggggCGGTGTTGCGCTGCGTTAATGATATGCGGGGTGATGAAGCAGCCAGCGTGCCTGATGAAGCAGCAAGCGTGCCTAGTGATGAAGCCAACGTGCCTGGTGATGAAGCCAGCGTGCCTAGTGATGAAGCCAGCGTGCCTAGTGATGAAGCCAGCGTGCCTAGTGATGAAGCCAGCGTGCCTAGTGATGAAGCCAGCGTGCCTAGTGATGAAGCCAGCGTGCCTAGTGATGAAGCCAGCGTGCCTGGTGAAGCAACCAGTGTGCCTAGTGATGAAGCCAACTTGCTTGGCGATGCCCACTGTAGGACCGAAGCCAGCCCGTTTGCTAAGCGCAGAGGGATGAACCGCTTTGAAGGTCCACCGTGCAGTAGCAATGCAGACGAACCACTGTGTGGCCACTCCAAACTTGGGAGAAGTGATGAAGGAGAGAGTCACCTGAACAGGGCATGTCTGAATGACGAATCGGATTTGGTAAAGAAGGAGAGTGAAGGACAGCTCCGTTCTTCCAGTCTCCTACCTGAGACTGCATATGAGGGGCAAACCGGAGGAGGCATAAAAAGAGAGGCTGCTCAGATGCACAGCTTAATTTGGGAGGAAGACGAGAGTGTGCAAATGGATGTCAGCCTTTCTGAGGTACCCCTGGTGGGAAGAACCGAACATGATCGAGGATGCAGTTGTGGTGACGCCGCGTGCGCTATGTGTGCGGATGGAGGGTTGGAGGACGTCGATTGGGTGGACGCTGCTTTGGCAGGTGGCGATTCGAACGATTCGAACGATGCGAACGATGCGAACGATGCGAGTAACACCGCCAACTGCGGACGCGGCTGCCACTTCGTAGAGAGCGACCGGGAGGAGGGACTCGGAGGGATGGGGCCGCCCGAGCAGAACGACAAACAGACGGACAGCGAAGACGacaatgaaataaaaaacatactAGACGTGTTGcagaatttgaaaaaatataattttgatGAGACGGCCAATTTCGATAATGATGCTCTTTACGAGCCAGTTGATGATGACGCGGAGGATGAGGAGACGGGGAAGGGCAGAGTGGACCCCTTTGTGCAGGAGAGGaacgccccctttttggagagCGAATATGTTTTTAAGGACCCTACTGGTGAGGCTGCCGCAAACGGGGTGGCTACCACCAACGGGGTGGAGGGCGATGCCGCTAACGACAGCAACGAGCAGGAGTACCTCGATCTGCAAAAGATAAAGGAGAAGTACAGGCGGTACAATTTCTCCCTAAGCGATGTTgatgaggagggggaggccgAGCACGTGGAGGAGTCCAGGCAGTCAAAGGGGTACACGCACACAGGGGAAGACGAAAGTTACCAGCGTGAGGAAGAGGAACCCACTGATAAACCGCACGAAGGTGaagtaaaaggggaagaagagagGGGTGGAACAAACGACGTCGCGGGGGAAATGCCGCATGAGGACAAGCACATGTCTCACGCGGTCGACGGTGCGGACGCAGATCATATGATGAACACTCCAAataaggttaaaaaaaaaaagaaaaaaaaaaggagcgcaaaaaaaggaaaaacatattCTGAGCATTGTGAAGGGGCGGGTGTCGGAGGAGATGATAACGGAGACGGCGACGATGGGAGTGTCCCCAGTAGTGGCCAGCGGGTGAGTAGCGGGGACCGTGCCAGTAGCGAACAACGGGTCAGCGGTGACGAGGGGCAGGGCAACCCCCCTGGGGAGACCGCTGCAGCCGAAGACGGCGAATCGAAGGTGGTGActacaaaaagggaacccATCCCAAACGAGAGGAAGAACAACCACGATGGAGGTGACCTGCATGAATGCAACAGCGCAACCGAGTCAGGCGTGCCATCTGGCAAGGACGAAGACGAACGCGAGGAGAAGatgagaaggaagaagctgctCAAGCAAAACATTTGCAGCTTAAGCAATAAGGGGAGGGATAGCCAGACGGGTGCCGGCCATATTGACGTAAGGGGTGCCGACCATATTGACGCAATGGGTGTCGCCCACTTTGACGTAACGGCTGCACCGCAGAATGGAGGCGCTTCGACGAATGCTACCCTGCAGAACGAGGCGGAGAGCACGAAGGGCGTGGGGAACCCCCCATATGGGGACCTCTCGGAGGAAGTGAGGAACATAATGAATTCGAATGGCAGTgatggggaggaggagaaccACTTGGAGTTTGACCACTACTTGATTAAGCTGCATAATTTGAAGAGCCTGCTTCGGCAGGAGACCATTCAGAGTGATGAGGACGGCGGGGGGGAAACGGCGCCGGTGCGGGGGAGCGcggccaagggggggggggcagacggggaaggggaagaagatgaggaagatgaggaagttgaagaaggggaagaagtcgAAGTAGACCGAGACGACGGCGTGGATGCGGACGAGCGGCCCAGTGCGAACCCCCCGGAGGAGCCTACCCCCTTGAGGGCGCGCAAGAGGGGCCCCCCCGGAGAGGCGGCGGGCGACGCGCAGGCAGCCCAGGTGGAGCTGTTCGCCGAAAGGAACAGCCGCCTCAAAAGGGAAGTGAAAAGTCTACAAAGAGAAATGGCcaggtacaaaaaaatggaaaagacaTTCCACAAAAATAGagagaaatataaaacaaaactgACGCTAATTAGAGAATACGAAAAGAAAATCGACCACATGATAATGGATTTGAAGAAGCTAAAGGACACATGCAcgagcaaagaaaaaaagttggcAAGATTTGAAGAGATAGTAAAATACATGAATGAGCAGTTCGCCATGAGCAAGATCCAAtttgaaaacaaaatgaatgagtatgtcctctttttaaaaaaaaaggactcgGAAATTTACATGCTaaaggaaattataaaagaaaaggagaaaatcgTCACCTTTAATGAAAGCATTCTGAAGCAGTACAAACACGACATCGATGACATGTTGAGGCAGAACATCGAGCGAGTGGAACATGTTAAGGCCAAACTGAAGACGCAGCAAGATCTCATTGCAGATAAGGAgagtaaaattaaaacgctCGAGCAGGACGTTAGGGGCTACGCAGAGCagttaaataaaatggacaacgaaatgaagaaggtGCTTTACCAAAGGGAGGTGGACGATGAGAGGAGGAAAGAAATAGAGAGCAATTAtcagaaggagaaaaaaaaaaacgaaaatttGACCACCCAAGTGGAGCAACTcgggagggaaaaacaagACCTACATTACAAAGTGGAAAGTTTGCTGCAGAGCGAAAAGAGTATTCTGAACGGCAAGGCAGAATTGGCCGAAAGTCAAAAGGTGTTAACCGTGGAgaatgaacaaatgaaaaaggagagagaaGTGCTCCTAAATGAGAGGGCGCAAATGGAGGAGCGGTGCAACTTGCTCAGCGccgaaaatgggaaaatgaGTGACCAAATGGAAATCctccaaagggaaaaaaacgaacgggAGAGTGAGCTAGCCAGGTTGACGGGGGAGGCAACCAAGCTGAAGGAGGATCTCTCCAAAttgaaagaagaaaaggaccAAATCGAGGCGAAAAATCTCACCCAGCAGGGCGAAAAAGACACCCTGAAAAATGCGCTGGAAGAGACGAAGCGCAAGATGGAGGACTGCGTgagggaaaatgaaaagctgaAAGGCATTCTAAACGATGTGACCTCCAAAAATGAGCAGCTCTcctcaaaaagggaacaggAAGAACAAAGGATGAAGGAACAAATAAAAGATCTGGAAGACAAACTGGCGGAGCACAACACGCTGTATTGCAAGGAAAAGGAAGTCATTCACAATTTGAgcgaggagaaaaataaattcattaaaGAATGCGAAAGGTTAAAAAgtaggaacaaaaaaatcatcTCCAAGTTGAAGGAAAAtcaagtgaaaaataaagcaaaggtagacgaaatggaaagagaaaaaaaacaatctgTGCAGATGGAAAAGGATCACTTCGCGCAAAAGGTAAATTCACTCGAGGAGGCCTTCCAAAGTACGTACAATGAACttcaggaagaaaaaaactctCTGAAGGAAGAACTCCATGATgtcaaaatggcaaatgaggacttgaaaaaaaaggctcaaAATCTCCACAACGTAAATGAAGTACTAATCAAAGAAATGAAAACCTACAATGAGGAGAAGGATAAGTTCATCAAAGGGTTGAAGAACATCAAGCTGGCATACCTCAAGAtgaggaaagaaaatgagCAGCTTAAAACGGACGCCTTTTCATACATTAAAAAGGACGTGGAGGAAAACTACATCCCCCTCTCTGCACACAAGCAGCTTTTGCACGAACAGAAGAGCTTGGCTGAGGAGAAAGAAACACTTCAGACGCAGCTCAAGGAACACGAGACCCTCATCGCACAGCTGAATAGGGACAAAGCAGACTTGGGAGAAAGCCTGAGCAGACTCTCCAAGGAGAACGAGGAGCTCAGCACCAACATCCGCGTTAAGAATAAGATCACGGAGGATGTCACGGCCAACGTGGAG AAACTCAAAAGTGACCTGACCAGCAAGGATgaagaagtgaagaaaaaggccATGGAAGTTAAAAAGATGGAGCGCGACTACAAAAAGCTCCTGGACGATTAcaagagtgaaaaaaaaaatataatttcaaaatatgaaaatgagCTGGACGATTATCTGCGAAAGTGCGAGTTGGCGCACGCCAAGTATAAGAAGTGCGAGGAGGAG ATGAAGGAACTGAAAAATAAACTCAAGGTGAAGGACGAAGTGATAGAATACACACACAAGGAAATTGAAAACATTAAGGAGTCCTTCTG CAACGAATACGAATGCAAAATTAAGGACGTCGTGGAGGAGAAGGACAAGGAGGTGTACGCCATCCAGAGGAGGTGCAAGGAGCTGCACGAGGACAACAAC ATGAACAAAAGCGAAATCGCCAAGCTAAACAAACTGCTGGAAGACgcaaataagaaaataaagaagagaGACATGGAAATGTACATTCTGCtggaacaaaacaaaaagcagaaggagaaggcagccaaaaaaatgaccaagGTGAACGAGCTGCTCAACAACCTGCAGAAGGAGTACACGGATAGCATTCCGTGA
- a CDS encoding ATP-dependent RNA Helicase, putative (encoded by transcript PVX_095155A), which produces MGGPSGDGSPEQSADAKEGEFGELGEPGERGDPGDQEMDPLDEFMMEINKVLEEEKQKTKLREKDAEEAAAKSDPIKGSSYSRVEKEPPRGSTPSRARTYFVRESKAHGESKSSHTLDDHPEEDGGHDDDSLDDNDATADIYEFLEKKNEELANEKRRAEAHGGKGTHNRNMMSDDSPDDGDDFFQNGRDSNRENEIIENDINYDEVQLDQFNKDIFVTDESITNFTLEESVEYKKKNNITTIGFSVPKPIFSFLQLKHVIDKEVLENMYNSSISILSPIQSIVIPIFLSGRDFIASSRTGSGKTLSFIISLIIHLGNYKQVERERKKKNFEREGDPPEEEHAAAGAASTAAPPTTTAQAAPPPTAYPSKQGKGNASAHALILTPTRELCVQIGDQIDKLCLKKLKSCILFSGINYKNAYEDIHRGVDIIIANVKTLINFVNKKYLSLMKIKYVILDEFDRLFSKQFVNSVTSILRNIRADAMKGFFSSTFSEQSCELAKPYLNKKFIIIKVGENNVLIDKKFYILEDHAKYGYLLNCVHACAPSGQGFIFCNSKKNVMTLYEKLKREISLRHISFDYIYGDIDQTERLYKLDCLKKKKTQVLVSTDLMARGIDVMDLNFVINYDCPSDLFVYVHRIGRCSRMNNRGQAITFIQPSEKRIAFLIYSHLNNKKEKVDQELEDFIRSNNLHNDVQMKKVKRKMNDSIFDVSQKKAKHPGDNKSILADFAFKKMSAPSKSEEDALKNVKVFTPNDVLTSSDEEY; this is translated from the exons ATGGGCGGTCCCAGTGGAGATGGCTCCCCGGAGCAATCCGCGGATGCAAAGGAGGGCGAATTTGGCGAACTGGGCGAACCGGGCGAACGGGGCGACCCGGGCGACCAGGAAATGGACCCCCTGGACGAATTCATGatggaaataaataaagtgctggaggaggagaagcaaaagacGAAATTGAGAGAAAAGGACGCAGAGGAGGCAGCGGCCAAGTCGGACCCCATCAAAGGCAGCAGTTATTCACGTGTGGAGAAGGAACCCCCCAGAGGAAGCACCCCCAGCCGTGCAAGAACCTACTTTGTTAGGGAAAGTAAAGCTCatggggaaagcaaaagtaGTCACACCTTGGATGACCATCCGGAAGAGGATGGTGGGCACGATGACGATAGTCTGGATGACAATGACGCCACAGCTGATATTTAcgaatttttggaaaaaaaaaatgaagaattggCAAATGAGAAGCGGCGAGCAGAAGCGCATGGAGGAAAGGGAACCCACAACAGGAACATGATGAGCGATGATTCTCCAGATGACGGGGATGACTTCTTCCAAAACGGAAGAGACAGCAATagggaaaatgaaataattgaaaatgaTATCAACTACGATGAGGTGCAGCTGGATCAATTTAATAAAGACATCTTTGTTACAGATGAAAGCATCACCAATTTTACTTTAGAAGAAAGTGTCGAgtacaagaagaaaaataacatcaCAACTATCGGATTCAGCGTTCCGAaacccattttttcatttttgcaattaaAACATGTGATAGACAAGGAGGTGCTggaaaatatgtacaattCGTCCATAAGCATCTTGTCCCCCATCCAAAGCATCGTCATTCCGATCTTCTTAAGTGGTCGGGATTTCATAGCCAGTAGCAGAACTGGTTCGGGAAAGACCCTCTCCTTCATCATATCTTTGATAATCCACTTGGGAAACTACAAACAAGTTGAgagggaaaggaagaagaaaaacttcGAGAGGGAGGGTGACCCCCCGGAAGAGGAACACGCAGCGGCAGGAGCGGCATCGACAGCAGCACCTCCAACAACAACAGCTCAAGCAGCACCACCACCAACGGCGTACCCGTCCAAACAGGGCAAAGGCAACGCCTCGGCCCATGCGCTGATACTCACCCCGACGAGGGAACTGTGCGTGCAAATAGGTGACCAAATTGACAAACTCTGCTTGAAAAAACTAAAATCGTGCATCCTGTTCAGCGgaataaattacaaaaacgCATATGAGGACATTCACCGAGGAGTGGACATCATAAttgcaaatgtaaaaacgttaatcaattttgttaataaaaagtatCTCTCCCTTATGAAGATAAAGTACGTCATTTTGGACGAATTTGACCGACTTTTTTCGAAGCAATTTGTCAACTCCGTTACCTCCATACTCAGAAATATAAGGGCTGACGCGATGAagggatttttttcctccaccttTTCTGAGCAATCATGTGAACTGGCAAAGCcgtatttaaataaaaaattcatcatcATTAAGGTGGGAGAGAACAACGTTTTAAtcgataaaaaattttacatccTTGAGGACCACGCAAAGTATGGCTATCTGCTCAATTGTGTGCATGCCTGCGCTCCAAGTGGCcaaggatttattttttgcaatagcaaaaaaaatgtgatgacTTTATATGAAAAGTTGAAAAGGGAAATCTCGCTCAGGCACATTTCGTTTGACTACATTTATGGAGACATAGACCAGACGGAGAGGCTGTACAAACTGGATTgcctgaagaagaagaaaacgcaAGTTCTCGTCAGCACGGACCTCATGGCGCGCGGCATCGACGTCATGGACTTGAACTTCGTCATCAACTACGACTGCCCCAGCGACCTCTTCGTCTACGTGCACAGGATAGGCAGGTGTTCCCGGATGAACAACCGGG gACAAGCCATAACGTTCATACAGCCATccgaaaaaagaattgccTTCCTCATTTACAGCCACttaaataacaaaaaggaaaaagtggACCAAGAGCTGGAAGACTTTATTCGCAGCAACAACCTCCATAATGATGtccaaatgaaaaaagtgaaaagaaaaatgaacgacTCCATCTTTGATGTGTCCCAGAAGAAGGCAAAACATCCGGGGGATAACAAATCCATATTGGCTGACTttgcctttaaaaaaatgtccgCGCCGTCTAAAAGTGAAGAGGACGctttgaaaaatgtgaaggtcTTTACGCCAAATGACGTTTTGACATCCTCCGATGAGGAATACTGA
- a CDS encoding protein kinase, putative (encoded by transcript PVX_095165A): MGILYAANEKHTKYFHHGYMMDTNINIEDDLELYSCKFLRKGERRIVRKLRRDVLYGATFDHLSKLRAHTYDKTSSMPRFLLKVYNMYEDASSVHVVMERCTGGFLTDDLLDESNVISERLLAEWFFQIIVAMAFLEEQNIHHGNLNGYCIYLKDQKRDEVRVSLLSKDKKYDNIDYNGDLYGLFFIRSPQEIKKLNHNKNNTWYIGLLLYFMLTGSFPFFNKDALQTYSDIAHEEVSLAHLKTQYSKLGSPIFDFIKQCLEKDYDLRPTLHELAQHPWIRG; the protein is encoded by the exons atgggAATCCTCTACGCCGCGAACGAAAAGCACACCAAGTACTTCCACCATGGCTACATGATGGACACGAACATAAATATAGAGGACGACTTGGAGTTATATTCGTGCAAGTTTCTGCgcaagggggagaggaggaTCGTCCGCAAGCTGCGTAGGGACGTGCTATACGGAGCCACGTTCGACCACCTGTCCAAGCTGAGGGCGCATACCTACGACAAGACGAGCAGCATGCCGCGCTTCCTGCTTAAGGTTTATAATATGTACGAGGATGCGAGCAGTGTGCACGTCGTCATGGAGCGCTGCAC CGGCGGATTCCTGACGGACGACCTCCTGGACGAGAGCAACGTCATCAGCGAGCGGCTCCTGGCGGAGTGGTTCTTCCAGATCATAGTGGCCATGGCCTTCCTGGAGGAACAAAACATTCACCACGGAAATTTAAATGGCTATTGCATCTACCTGAAGGACCAAAAGAGAGACGAAGTGAGAGTCAGCCTCTTAAgcaaagataaaaaatatgataatataGATTACAACGGAGACCTGTATGGGTTATTCTTCATCAGATCCCCACAGGaaatcaaaaaattaaatcacaACAAGAATAACACGTGGTACATTGGTCTCCTACTCTACTTTATGTTGACTGGttcgtttcccttttttaataaagacGCTTTGCAAACCTATTCGGACATAGCACATGAGGAAGTTTCTTTGGCCCATTTGAAAACGCAGTATAGCAAACTGGGCAGTCCCATTTTTGACTTCATCAAGCAGTGCCTGGAGAAGGACTACGACTTGCGCCCCACCCTCCACGAGCTCGCGCAGCATCCCTGGATACGGGGTTAG